The Halorientalis sp. IM1011 genome window below encodes:
- a CDS encoding iron transporter, giving the protein MNRRAVLRVGAGLVGAGIVGGCLQTESRSVRSPPLVEDRPDAVYYPTHSEGMEMVGSTTVGEYELAAMYSYPHRFWEITGSDTNKKEIAESHAMHFMAVIWDPETETVLPNAGLSMELTKDGSLIDQSNMYAMLSQPMGLHYGNNVDGDGDGTYTATIDVGSVPEDRVRRTGDFQGRFTEPVSTEIEFDYSQSTRDDLPYTEYDDAAGEREALGPMDSMAPSATVPPEADLPGEVRGTATSGDAKFVVTAQDAPPEGVEGDGRYLAVFAHTPYNRMVLPSMQLSGALAGDSVALEPTLDPDLGYHYGAAVPDVSSGDSLSITVETPPQLSRHEGYETAFLEMSDVEVTL; this is encoded by the coding sequence ATGAACAGACGTGCTGTCCTCCGGGTGGGGGCCGGACTGGTCGGTGCGGGCATCGTCGGTGGCTGTTTACAGACGGAGTCGCGATCGGTTCGCTCGCCGCCGCTGGTCGAGGATCGCCCCGACGCGGTCTACTACCCGACGCACTCCGAGGGGATGGAGATGGTCGGATCGACGACCGTCGGCGAGTACGAACTCGCCGCCATGTACAGCTACCCCCACCGCTTCTGGGAGATCACGGGTTCGGACACCAACAAGAAGGAGATCGCGGAGAGCCACGCGATGCACTTCATGGCCGTGATCTGGGACCCCGAGACGGAGACGGTCCTCCCCAACGCCGGCCTGTCGATGGAACTCACGAAGGACGGGTCACTGATCGACCAGAGCAACATGTACGCGATGCTCTCCCAGCCGATGGGGCTGCACTACGGGAACAACGTCGACGGCGACGGCGACGGCACCTACACCGCCACCATCGACGTCGGGTCGGTGCCCGAGGACCGCGTCCGCCGGACCGGCGATTTCCAGGGTCGGTTCACCGAACCCGTGAGTACCGAGATCGAGTTCGACTACAGCCAGAGCACCCGCGACGACCTGCCCTACACCGAGTACGACGACGCCGCGGGCGAGCGCGAGGCGCTGGGCCCGATGGACTCGATGGCCCCGAGCGCGACTGTTCCGCCCGAGGCCGACCTCCCGGGCGAGGTCCGCGGGACAGCCACGAGCGGCGACGCGAAATTCGTCGTCACCGCGCAGGACGCCCCGCCCGAAGGTGTCGAGGGCGACGGCCGCTACCTCGCCGTGTTCGCCCACACGCCGTACAACCGGATGGTTCTGCCCTCGATGCAGCTGTCGGGGGCACTCGCCGGCGACTCGGTCGCGCTCGAACCGACGCTGGACCCGGACCTGGGGTATCACTACGGCGCGGCCGTCCCCGATGTGTCGTCGGGTGACTCC